A single genomic interval of Camelus bactrianus isolate YW-2024 breed Bactrian camel chromosome 15, ASM4877302v1, whole genome shotgun sequence harbors:
- the ATP6V1B1 gene encoding V-type proton ATPase subunit B, kidney isoform isoform X4 produces the protein MLRSSTSPSPMGLRGAGKCLRWLGPRRLFRCLKGPLGLMPRRLPANSQGTSYGLQCRRTCWVRGGGRVFNGSGKPIDNGPVVMAEDFLDINGQPINPHDRIYPEEMIQTGISPIDVMNSIARGQKIPIFSAAGLPHNEIAAQICRQAGLVKKSKAVLDYHDDNFAIVFAAMGVNMETARFFKSDFEQNGTMGNVCLFLNLANDPTIERIITPRLALTTAEFLAYQCEKHVLVILTDMSSYAEALREVSAAREEVPGRRGFPGYMYTDLATIYERAGRVEGRGGSITQIPILTMPNDDITHPIPDLTGFITEGQIYVDRQLHNRQIYPPINVLPSLSRLMKSAIGEGMTRKDHGDVSNQLYACYAIGKDVQAMKAVVGEEALTSEDLLYLEFLQKFEKNFINQGPYEKRSVFESLDLGWKLLRIFPKEMLKRIPQSMIDEFYSREGAPQNPEPDTAL, from the exons GTGTTTGAAGGGACCTCTGGGATTGATGCCCAGAAGACTACCTGCGAATTCACAGGGGACATCCTACGGACTCCAGTGTCGGAGGACATgctgggtgaggggtgggg GTCGAGTTTTCAATGGCTCTGGCAAACCTATTGACAATGGGCCAGTGGTCATGGCAGAGGACTTCTTGGATATCAATG GCCAGCCCATCAACCCCCACGACCGCATCTACCCTGAGGAGATGATTCAGACAGGCATCTCGCCCATCGACGTCATGAACAGCATCGCCCGTGGTCAGAAGATCCCCATCTTCTCAGCGGCTGGGCTCCCCCACAACGAG ATCGCCGCCCAGATCTGCCGCCAGGCTGGGCTGGTGAAGAAGTCCAAGGCCGTGCTGGACTATCACGACGACAACTTCGCCATCGTCTTTGCAGCCATGGGG GTGAACATGGAGACAGCCAGGTTCTTCAAGTCCGACTTCGAGCAGAACGGTACCATGGGCAATGTCTGCCTCTTCCTGAACTTGGCCAACGACCCCAC GATTGAGCGGATCATCACCCCGCGCCTGGCACTGACCACGGCTGAATTCCTCGCCTACCAGTGTGAGAAGCACGTGCTGGTCATACTGACCGACATGAGTTCCTACGCAGAGGCCTTGCGGGAG GTCTCAGCTGCCAGAGAGGAGGTGCCTGGGCGCCGAGGCTTCCCCGGGTACATGTACACAGACCTGGCCACCATCTATGAGCGAGCAGGCCGCGTGGAGGGCCGTGGCGGATCCATCACTCAGATCCCCATCCTCACCATGCCCAACGACG ATATCACCCACCCAATCCCAGACCTGACAGGCTTCATCACAGAGGGACAGATCTATGTGGACAGACAGCTTCACAACAGACAG ATCTACCCTCCCATCAACGTGCTCCCTTCCCTGTCGCGGCTGATGAAGTCCGCCATTGGGGAAGGGATGACGAGAAAGGACCATGGAGATGTCTCCAACCAGCTG TACGCTTGCTACGCCATCGGGAAGGATGTGCAGGCCATGAAGGcagtggtgggggaggaggcgcTCACTTCAGAGGACCTGCTCTACCTAGAATTCCTGCAGAAGTTTGAGAAGAATTTCATCAATCAAG GCCCCTATGAGAAACGCTCCGTGTTCGAGTCTTTGGACCTGGGCTGGAAGCTGTTGCGCATCTTCCCCAAGGAGATGCTGAAGCGCATCCCGCAGAGCATGATCGATGAATTCTACTCCCGCGAGGGGGCGCCGCAGAACCCCGAGCCCGACACTGCTCTTTAG
- the ATP6V1B1 gene encoding V-type proton ATPase subunit B, kidney isoform isoform X3 translates to MAPWWCWTRSSLPSMLRSSTSPSPMGLRGAGKCLRWLGPRRLFRCLKGPLGLMPRRLPANSQGTSYGLQCRRTCWVRGGGRVFNGSGKPIDNGPVVMAEDFLDINGQPINPHDRIYPEEMIQTGISPIDVMNSIARGQKIPIFSAAGLPHNEIAAQICRQAGLVKKSKAVLDYHDDNFAIVFAAMGVNMETARFFKSDFEQNGTMGNVCLFLNLANDPTIERIITPRLALTTAEFLAYQCEKHVLVILTDMSSYAEALREVSAAREEVPGRRGFPGYMYTDLATIYERAGRVEGRGGSITQIPILTMPNDDITHPIPDLTGFITEGQIYVDRQLHNRQIYPPINVLPSLSRLMKSAIGEGMTRKDHGDVSNQLYACYAIGKDVQAMKAVVGEEALTSEDLLYLEFLQKFEKNFINQGPYEKRSVFESLDLGWKLLRIFPKEMLKRIPQSMIDEFYSREGAPQNPEPDTAL, encoded by the exons GTGTTTGAAGGGACCTCTGGGATTGATGCCCAGAAGACTACCTGCGAATTCACAGGGGACATCCTACGGACTCCAGTGTCGGAGGACATgctgggtgaggggtgggg GTCGAGTTTTCAATGGCTCTGGCAAACCTATTGACAATGGGCCAGTGGTCATGGCAGAGGACTTCTTGGATATCAATG GCCAGCCCATCAACCCCCACGACCGCATCTACCCTGAGGAGATGATTCAGACAGGCATCTCGCCCATCGACGTCATGAACAGCATCGCCCGTGGTCAGAAGATCCCCATCTTCTCAGCGGCTGGGCTCCCCCACAACGAG ATCGCCGCCCAGATCTGCCGCCAGGCTGGGCTGGTGAAGAAGTCCAAGGCCGTGCTGGACTATCACGACGACAACTTCGCCATCGTCTTTGCAGCCATGGGG GTGAACATGGAGACAGCCAGGTTCTTCAAGTCCGACTTCGAGCAGAACGGTACCATGGGCAATGTCTGCCTCTTCCTGAACTTGGCCAACGACCCCAC GATTGAGCGGATCATCACCCCGCGCCTGGCACTGACCACGGCTGAATTCCTCGCCTACCAGTGTGAGAAGCACGTGCTGGTCATACTGACCGACATGAGTTCCTACGCAGAGGCCTTGCGGGAG GTCTCAGCTGCCAGAGAGGAGGTGCCTGGGCGCCGAGGCTTCCCCGGGTACATGTACACAGACCTGGCCACCATCTATGAGCGAGCAGGCCGCGTGGAGGGCCGTGGCGGATCCATCACTCAGATCCCCATCCTCACCATGCCCAACGACG ATATCACCCACCCAATCCCAGACCTGACAGGCTTCATCACAGAGGGACAGATCTATGTGGACAGACAGCTTCACAACAGACAG ATCTACCCTCCCATCAACGTGCTCCCTTCCCTGTCGCGGCTGATGAAGTCCGCCATTGGGGAAGGGATGACGAGAAAGGACCATGGAGATGTCTCCAACCAGCTG TACGCTTGCTACGCCATCGGGAAGGATGTGCAGGCCATGAAGGcagtggtgggggaggaggcgcTCACTTCAGAGGACCTGCTCTACCTAGAATTCCTGCAGAAGTTTGAGAAGAATTTCATCAATCAAG GCCCCTATGAGAAACGCTCCGTGTTCGAGTCTTTGGACCTGGGCTGGAAGCTGTTGCGCATCTTCCCCAAGGAGATGCTGAAGCGCATCCCGCAGAGCATGATCGATGAATTCTACTCCCGCGAGGGGGCGCCGCAGAACCCCGAGCCCGACACTGCTCTTTAG